In one window of Vulpes vulpes isolate BD-2025 chromosome 1, VulVul3, whole genome shotgun sequence DNA:
- the HSF2 gene encoding heat shock factor protein 2 isoform X1, whose translation MKQSSNVPAFLSKLWTLVEEAHTNEFITWSQNGQSFLVLDEQRFAKEILPKYFKHNNMASFVRQLNMYGFRKVVHIDSGIVKQERDGPVEFQHPYFKQGQDDLLENIKRKVSSSKPEENKIRQEDLTKIISSAQKVQIKQETIESRLSELKSENESLWKEVSELRAKHAQQQQVIRKIVQFIVTLVQNNQLVSLKRKRPLLLNTNGAQKKNLFQHIVKEPADNHHHKVPHSRTEGLKPRERISDDIIIYDVTDDNADEENIPVIPETNEDVISDPSNCSQYPDIVIVEDDNEDEYAPVIQSGDQNEPARESLSSGSDGTSPLMSSAVQLNGSSSLTTEDPVTMMDSILNDNINLLGKVELLDYLDSIDCSLEDFQAMLSGRQFSIDPDLLVDLFTSSVQMNSTDYINNTKSENKGLETTKNNVVQPVSEEGRKSKPKTDKQLIQYTAFPLLAFLDGNPASTVEQGSTASSEVMSSVDKPIEVDELLDSSLDPEPTQSKLVRLEPLTEAEASEATLFYLCELAPAPLDSDMPLLDS comes from the exons aatgGCCAGAGTTTTCTGGTTTTGGATGAACAAAGATTTGCAAAAGAAattcttcctaaatatttcaAGCACAATAACATGGCAAGCTTTGTGAGGCAGTTGAATATGT ATGGTTTTCGTAAGGTTGTGCATATTGACTCTGGAATTGTAAAGCAGGAACGAGATGGGCCTGTTGAATTTCAGCATCCTTACTTCAAACAAGGCCAGGATGACTTGTTGGAGAACATTAAAAGGAAG gtttcatcttcaaaaccagaagaaaataagattcGTCAGGAAgatttaacaaaaattataagtAGTGCTCAGAAAGttcaaataaaacaagaaactatTGAGTCCAGACTTTCTGAATTAAAAAG TGAGAATGAGTCCCTTTGGAAGGAGGTGTCAGAATTACGAGCAAAACATGCACAACAGCAACAAGTTATTCGAAAG attGTCCAGTTTATTGTTACATTGGTTCAGAATAACCAGCTTGTGAGCTTAAAACGTAAAAG GCCTCTACTTCTAAATACTAATGGAGCCCAAAAGAAGAATTTGTTTCAGCATATAGTCAAAGAACCAGCTGATAATCACCATCATAAA GTTCCACACAGTAGGACTGAAGGTTTAAAGCCAAGGGAGCGGATTTCAGATGACATCATTATTTATGATGTAACTGATGATAatgcagatgaagaaaatatCCCAGTTATTCCAGAAACTAATGAGGATGTTATATCTGATCCATCCAA CTGTAGCCAGTACCCTGATATTGTCATTGTTGAAGATGACAATGAAGATGAGTATGCACCTGTCATTCAGAGTGGAGACCAGAATGAACCAGCCAGAGAATCCCTAAGTTCAGGCAGTGATGGCACCAGTCCTCTCATGTCTAGTGCTGTCCAGCTAAATGGCTCATCTAGTCTGACCACAGAAGATCCTGTGACCATGATGGATTCCATTTTAAATGATAACATCAATCTTTTGGGAAA ggTTGAGCTGTTGGATTATCTTGACAGTATTGATTGCAGCTTAGAGGACTTTCAAGCCATGCTGTCAGGAAGACAGTTTAGCATAGACCCAGATCTCCTGGTTGAT cttttcactagTTCTGTGCAGATGAATTCCACAGATTACATCAATAATACAAAA tctgAGAATAAAGGATTAGAAACTACCAAGAACAATGTAGTTCAGCCAGTttcagaagagggaagaaaatctAAACCCAAAACAG ATAAGCAGCTTATCCAGTACACTGCCTTTCCACTTCTTGCATTCCTCGATGGGAACCCTGCTTCTACTGTTGAACAGGGAAGTACAGCATCATCAGAAGTTATGTCCTCTGTAGATAAACCCATAGAAGTTGATGAGCTTCTGGATAGCAGCCTAGATCCAGAGCCAACCCAAAGTAAGCTTGTTCGCCTGGAGCCATTGACTGAAGCCGAAGCTAGTGAAGCCACACTGTTTTATTTATGTGAACTTGCTCCTGCACCTCTGGATAGTGATATGCCACTTTTAGATAGTTAA
- the HSF2 gene encoding heat shock factor protein 2 isoform X2, with protein sequence MKQSSNVPAFLSKLWTLVEEAHTNEFITWSQNGQSFLVLDEQRFAKEILPKYFKHNNMASFVRQLNMYGFRKVVHIDSGIVKQERDGPVEFQHPYFKQGQDDLLENIKRKVSSSKPEENKIRQEDLTKIISSAQKVQIKQETIESRLSELKSENESLWKEVSELRAKHAQQQQVIRKIVQFIVTLVQNNQLVSLKRKRPLLLNTNGAQKKNLFQHIVKEPADNHHHKVPHSRTEGLKPRERISDDIIIYDVTDDNADEENIPVIPETNEDVISDPSNCSQYPDIVIVEDDNEDEYAPVIQSGDQNEPARESLSSGSDGTSPLMSSAVQLNGSSSLTTEDPVTMMDSILNDNINLLGKVELLDYLDSIDCSLEDFQAMLSGRQFSIDPDLLVDSENKGLETTKNNVVQPVSEEGRKSKPKTDKQLIQYTAFPLLAFLDGNPASTVEQGSTASSEVMSSVDKPIEVDELLDSSLDPEPTQSKLVRLEPLTEAEASEATLFYLCELAPAPLDSDMPLLDS encoded by the exons aatgGCCAGAGTTTTCTGGTTTTGGATGAACAAAGATTTGCAAAAGAAattcttcctaaatatttcaAGCACAATAACATGGCAAGCTTTGTGAGGCAGTTGAATATGT ATGGTTTTCGTAAGGTTGTGCATATTGACTCTGGAATTGTAAAGCAGGAACGAGATGGGCCTGTTGAATTTCAGCATCCTTACTTCAAACAAGGCCAGGATGACTTGTTGGAGAACATTAAAAGGAAG gtttcatcttcaaaaccagaagaaaataagattcGTCAGGAAgatttaacaaaaattataagtAGTGCTCAGAAAGttcaaataaaacaagaaactatTGAGTCCAGACTTTCTGAATTAAAAAG TGAGAATGAGTCCCTTTGGAAGGAGGTGTCAGAATTACGAGCAAAACATGCACAACAGCAACAAGTTATTCGAAAG attGTCCAGTTTATTGTTACATTGGTTCAGAATAACCAGCTTGTGAGCTTAAAACGTAAAAG GCCTCTACTTCTAAATACTAATGGAGCCCAAAAGAAGAATTTGTTTCAGCATATAGTCAAAGAACCAGCTGATAATCACCATCATAAA GTTCCACACAGTAGGACTGAAGGTTTAAAGCCAAGGGAGCGGATTTCAGATGACATCATTATTTATGATGTAACTGATGATAatgcagatgaagaaaatatCCCAGTTATTCCAGAAACTAATGAGGATGTTATATCTGATCCATCCAA CTGTAGCCAGTACCCTGATATTGTCATTGTTGAAGATGACAATGAAGATGAGTATGCACCTGTCATTCAGAGTGGAGACCAGAATGAACCAGCCAGAGAATCCCTAAGTTCAGGCAGTGATGGCACCAGTCCTCTCATGTCTAGTGCTGTCCAGCTAAATGGCTCATCTAGTCTGACCACAGAAGATCCTGTGACCATGATGGATTCCATTTTAAATGATAACATCAATCTTTTGGGAAA ggTTGAGCTGTTGGATTATCTTGACAGTATTGATTGCAGCTTAGAGGACTTTCAAGCCATGCTGTCAGGAAGACAGTTTAGCATAGACCCAGATCTCCTGGTTGAT tctgAGAATAAAGGATTAGAAACTACCAAGAACAATGTAGTTCAGCCAGTttcagaagagggaagaaaatctAAACCCAAAACAG ATAAGCAGCTTATCCAGTACACTGCCTTTCCACTTCTTGCATTCCTCGATGGGAACCCTGCTTCTACTGTTGAACAGGGAAGTACAGCATCATCAGAAGTTATGTCCTCTGTAGATAAACCCATAGAAGTTGATGAGCTTCTGGATAGCAGCCTAGATCCAGAGCCAACCCAAAGTAAGCTTGTTCGCCTGGAGCCATTGACTGAAGCCGAAGCTAGTGAAGCCACACTGTTTTATTTATGTGAACTTGCTCCTGCACCTCTGGATAGTGATATGCCACTTTTAGATAGTTAA